Proteins found in one bacterium genomic segment:
- a CDS encoding retropepsin-like aspartic protease: MAVIEKNIRLVGSKGEKEVCALFDSGSTYSCVVPELAKILGIPEKLPKPMEFETAKEKEKVTANERVSLDFYIDGLRLSDEFMLLPELSEQTIIGAKTLQSWRMKLDFEHDEVIIDPRVTKLRIIRNK, encoded by the coding sequence ATGGCAGTAATTGAAAAAAATATTAGATTAGTTGGCTCAAAAGGGGAAAAAGAGGTCTGTGCATTATTTGATTCAGGCTCTACTTACTCCTGTGTTGTCCCTGAATTGGCAAAGATATTAGGTATCCCTGAAAAATTACCAAAACCTATGGAGTTTGAGACGGCTAAAGAGAAAGAAAAAGTAACCGCTAATGAACGAGTAAGTCTTGATTTCTATATTGATGGATTACGGTTATCGGATGAATTTATGTTACTGCCAGAATTATCAGAACAAACTATCATCGGGGCAAAAACCTTACAATCCTGGCGAATGAAACTGGACTTTGAACACGATGAGGTAATTATTGACCCAAGAGTAACTAAATTACGAATAATTAGAAATAAGTAA